The Spirosoma sp. SC4-14 DNA window ACAATATGCGCTCCGAAATGAGCCGTCAGCATCGTTGAGTCGGAATGCATATCGAGCATGGCTTCAATAGGGTGCCCTATATGACCGATTCGTGCGGTTTTCAGGTCGTGGAGCACGGCTGCAATCCGGCAATATTCCTCAATTTCGGCATCGGCTACTGCATCGTCGTGCAGGGTTCCAATGATCAGATTCGGAACTTTTTTGCCCATTCGCACCGCAACCCCGGCAAACTCGGGCAACGAGCAGATGTCGTCGTTATACAACTGCATGTAGGTCGATGCCCGACTATAATCCATTGCCTTATCGGGCTGGAGCGCAACCAGCACAATAGGTATTTCAATGCTTTTAATAATAATCCCGAACGTACTCGATGTTGCGTACGTGAGCATATCGCAGAAAATCAGATCGAGATTGGCCGCGTTAAGTTTTGGTACCAGTTCATAGGCTTTGGTAGCATCGTCGACCAGTCCGAATTCAATGATTTCGGCCGAATCGAGGGCTTCTATCTTCTGCATAAAGGCGGCCTTCTTTTTCATCATATCGTCCAGTAATCCATCGAACTGGCCCCAATACTTGAAATAGCCTACACCGAAGACGCCAATTCGAGGTCGTGTTTTTTTTCGTTTTACACTGCCTGCTTCATAGAGCGAAATGCCGTTCGGAGAATAGTTTTCCATAATTATAGTTTAAGCTTTTGTTAAGTCTAGTTAGTGCACTAAGCTGCTTTCGACATACTGACAGCGCACGGATTATCCGGAAACTGATACTTTTCTACCACGGTGTATAATCAGTAAACTAGTGATGAAAGAGCGTTTTTCTGCACACCATCCAGTGCCAAAGATGTCAGAAACTAGCCGTTAGTCATCACTAGCGCATGGGTAACGGCCTGACATTGTAAGGCTAATATCCAATGGCTGGCACTGAGCAACTTTTTGAGATATATTCTGTAAATCAGTGGGTTATGCGTTCCGTTTTAGCTTCTGTTAACGAATTCAGGTTCAGTGGCATTATTCTGGGAATCAGCAGGATGAGTAAACCAAAGGCGAATGGGTAGAGGAGTCCTGAGGCTATCCAGAGTGGTCGATACGAATACTGGGCAATCACGACACCCATCAGCGGATTGACGAGTAACCCCGACACGGCGCCTGCTGTACCCGATAACCCTACTACTGTAGACGTGGCTTTTTTTCCGAACATATCTGAGATCGATGTAATGTAGTTGGTAATCCAGAACCCATGCGCAAACATGAATACGGCCATCAGGGCAACTGCTATATTGACGGACGAAACCCATTCAATGGCAGGTGCTGCCAACGTTAAAAAAGCGGCAATGCCCATTATAGTTTTTCGGGCTTTATCAACCGAAAAACCACGGCTCATCAACTGACCAGAAAACCATCCTCCAAGTATATTGGCAACGCCCAAGGCCAGAAACGGAATCCAGAAAAGCTGTCCTATGGCTTCAAACGGCACGTTCCGAACCGAGCTAAGGTATTTAGGAATCCAGAACATCATGAAATAAAACACTGGGTCGAGCAAAAAACGGATAACAATAAATACCCAGGTTGTTCGGTTTTGCAGTAACGCCAGAAACGATACACTCACCGATTGAGTTACTTCCGGTGTATCATCCTGGCTTAACGGCTGGTTTTTCCAGGGAATAATTAACCAGACTGCGACCCAGGCAATGCCAATCAGTCCGGGTATCAGGAAACCACCTCTCCAGCCATAATGTGCCGATAACCAGATTGTTAATGGGGGTGCTACTACAGCGCCAATGGCCGATCCACCAATGGCAATGCCATTGGCCAAGGCCCGTTCCTCTTTACCGAACCACCGATATACTGTCCAGGCCGCACCGGGAAAACAACCTCCTTCGCCCATACCCAGAAAGAACCGGTAGGTCAGTAGTTGCGTAAACGAACTCATTGTTGCATGCAGGCTGTTCGCTACCGACCATACTCCAACAGAAAGCGCCAGCCCGATTTTGCCACCAACCCGGTCAATCAGCCAACCGCCAAGCGTAAACATGATGGCATAACTGATCAGGAAACTGGTGTTGATCATCCCATACTGTATGTCGGTGAGCTTGAATTCTTCCTGAATCTTGATGATTGCAATCGATAACACCTGTCGATCCAGAAAACTAAGACCGGTGGCGATAAACAGCAGGAACGCAATAAGCCAGCGTAGGGTTGAGGTCATTAACTTAACGCACTAAGTTGATGAGGGCAAAGGTATAAGCAATCGTATGTAAATTGCAAGAGTGATGGTATTTTTTTGTAAAGAAATTGGAATAATTCACCAGAACCGGTAGAGTAATATACTTTGATTGACTATGAGCAATGATAGGGCGTGGGGATGAGTGAAATTTATCCGATTGACCCCAAAAGTAGCGGGCGTTCAAGTAGGCAAGGAAACACTCCTTGCCTACTTGAACGCCCGCTACTTTTGGCTTATTCTCAGTTATTCTGTTGCCAGGAAGATGCGCCGGTCTCGCAGAAATGCGGCAATCCAGACCAGTATAATGGGCATGAAGGCATTGAGCGGTGTGCCGTGCGACAATTCAGTTGCTAAAGCGCCTGCGAAATAACACGATAACAGCACAAAGCCGATCTTCAT harbors:
- a CDS encoding MFS transporter; translated protein: MTSTLRWLIAFLLFIATGLSFLDRQVLSIAIIKIQEEFKLTDIQYGMINTSFLISYAIMFTLGGWLIDRVGGKIGLALSVGVWSVANSLHATMSSFTQLLTYRFFLGMGEGGCFPGAAWTVYRWFGKEERALANGIAIGGSAIGAVVAPPLTIWLSAHYGWRGGFLIPGLIGIAWVAVWLIIPWKNQPLSQDDTPEVTQSVSVSFLALLQNRTTWVFIVIRFLLDPVFYFMMFWIPKYLSSVRNVPFEAIGQLFWIPFLALGVANILGGWFSGQLMSRGFSVDKARKTIMGIAAFLTLAAPAIEWVSSVNIAVALMAVFMFAHGFWITNYITSISDMFGKKATSTVVGLSGTAGAVSGLLVNPLMGVVIAQYSYRPLWIASGLLYPFAFGLLILLIPRIMPLNLNSLTEAKTERITH